GTTTCCAAATATCGGGCTTCGGACTCTTTTTTTAAATAATTTAGTAAAGCTCTTCTTTTACCGACCAATTGCAGTAATCCTCTTTTGGATGTGCGGTCATGTTTAAATTTCGCAAGATGCTGCGAAAGAGTACTTATTCTTTGTGTAATAATCGCTATTTGTACCTCCGGCGAACCTGTATTTTTAGGGTCTTTACCGAACTCTTCAACTATTTTCGCTTTATCTTCCTTAGTAAAAGGCATAATTAAAAACTCCTTATTTAAAAATAGACTAAAGACCGAAGACCACAGACTACATAAAAACCTATCTTTTACTTTGGTCTTTGATTATTAGGGTGGGATTATATCATAATCTATTTAATTTCTCCAAAATCAATTCCAGTTTCTTTTTTGGTTCTTTACTTTCCGTTATACTTCTACCCATAACTAAGTAATCCGCTCCGCGTTTTATTGCATCTTCAACGGTAATTATTCTTTCTTGGTCGTCTGAAGGTAACTTCTCCAGTCTTACTCCCGGGGTAACAATGATAAAATTCTCTTTTGTATTATCTCTTATCAAACTTATCTCTTCACCGGAACAAACTATTCCGCCCAAACCACACTCTTCGCTAATTTTGGCAAGTTTTAGAACCTGCTGTTTCATCGGCAAAGAAAAACCCACTTCTTTTAGTTTTTCTTCATCTAAACT
This region of bacterium genomic DNA includes:
- the rpsO gene encoding 30S ribosomal protein S15; protein product: MPFTKEDKAKIVEEFGKDPKNTGSPEVQIAIITQRISTLSQHLAKFKHDRTSKRGLLQLVGKRRALLNYLKKESEARYLET